In a single window of the Amycolatopsis sp. cg5 genome:
- a CDS encoding SSI family serine proteinase inhibitor → MAIFETITAVALAAASLAGPENASYALRLSQTDSSGGYARATLTCNEPGGSIKDPAKACEVLEAAGGKFSAIEEASTACPLNFAPVNVTVTGRWNGEAVDYKKEFSNACTAGNATQNIFPLK, encoded by the coding sequence ATGGCAATTTTCGAAACGATCACCGCCGTCGCCTTGGCAGCGGCTTCGCTGGCGGGCCCCGAGAACGCTTCGTACGCCTTACGTCTCAGCCAGACCGACAGCAGCGGCGGCTACGCGCGCGCGACCCTGACCTGCAACGAGCCCGGCGGCTCCATCAAGGACCCGGCCAAAGCCTGCGAGGTGCTGGAGGCCGCGGGCGGCAAGTTCTCCGCGATCGAAGAGGCCTCGACGGCCTGCCCGCTGAACTTCGCACCGGTCAACGTCACGGTCACCGGCCGTTGGAACGGCGAGGCCGTCGACTACAAGAAGGAATTCTCCAACGCCTGCACCGCGGGCAACGCGACGCAGAACATCTTCCCGCTGAAGTAA
- a CDS encoding PucR family transcriptional regulator, whose amino-acid sequence MYPTVAEVLALPVLRHGRPHVVAGAIGLGAYVRWVHVAEVTGIAHLLKGGELVLTTGVALPDDEATLTRYIDELAAVGVSGVIIELVRHWNDELPGALVRAADKHGIPLVTLSRETRYVTVTESVNGLIVDAQVAELKAAERVHEVFTALTVSGAEPEAVLREVARMTEQPVVLETLSHEVLAYDAAGMDPGDLLTGWLTRSRTIQLGERTGYHSGAGWLVTIVGARGHDWGRLVLVCPDVPPHRHRVVAERAASALAVHRLVAKDTDSLERQAHRAVLCELLASPVPSAELLARASALAVPLTGQLVGIAIRPRPAATGLPAVSNGPLLRELAEATALAARRARVRALVATVDETSVRALISLSPEANPDTVLHRLATDVHETRAPSVIAVGTTVDGPADARRTLVEAAHVAAAALRTDVKRVFHRLDDVRLRGLLQLLATDERLEAFAARELGPLLSRDAATGSRLMQALRHYCEHGGNKSAAAAAAHTSRTAYYQQLARIEQVLGVQLEDPESMLSLYVALLAHDTLTTHS is encoded by the coding sequence ATGTACCCGACCGTGGCCGAAGTGCTCGCGCTGCCCGTGCTGCGGCACGGGCGCCCGCACGTCGTCGCGGGCGCGATCGGGCTCGGCGCGTACGTGCGCTGGGTGCACGTCGCGGAGGTCACCGGCATCGCGCACCTGCTCAAGGGCGGCGAGCTGGTGCTCACCACCGGCGTCGCGCTGCCCGACGACGAAGCCACGCTCACCCGCTACATCGACGAGCTGGCGGCCGTCGGGGTGTCCGGCGTGATCATCGAGCTGGTCCGGCACTGGAACGACGAGCTGCCCGGCGCGCTCGTCCGCGCCGCCGACAAGCACGGGATCCCGCTGGTCACGCTGTCCCGCGAGACGCGCTACGTCACCGTCACCGAGTCGGTCAACGGGCTGATCGTGGACGCACAGGTCGCCGAGCTCAAGGCGGCCGAGCGCGTGCACGAGGTGTTCACCGCGCTGACCGTGTCCGGCGCGGAGCCGGAAGCCGTGCTGCGCGAGGTCGCGCGGATGACCGAGCAGCCGGTGGTGCTGGAGACGCTGTCGCACGAGGTGCTCGCCTACGACGCGGCGGGCATGGACCCCGGCGACCTGCTCACCGGCTGGCTGACGCGGTCGCGCACCATCCAGCTCGGCGAACGCACCGGGTACCACTCTGGCGCCGGCTGGCTGGTCACGATCGTCGGCGCGCGCGGGCACGACTGGGGACGGCTCGTGCTGGTCTGCCCGGACGTTCCGCCGCATCGGCACCGCGTCGTCGCCGAGCGCGCGGCGTCCGCGCTGGCCGTGCATCGCCTGGTCGCGAAGGACACCGACAGCCTCGAACGGCAGGCCCACCGCGCGGTGCTGTGCGAGCTGCTCGCCTCGCCGGTGCCCTCGGCGGAGCTGCTCGCGCGGGCGTCCGCGCTGGCCGTGCCGTTGACCGGACAGCTGGTCGGCATCGCCATCCGGCCGCGCCCGGCCGCCACCGGCCTGCCCGCGGTGTCCAACGGCCCGCTGCTGCGCGAACTCGCCGAAGCGACCGCGCTCGCGGCGCGACGCGCACGGGTGCGCGCGCTCGTCGCGACCGTCGACGAGACGAGTGTGCGAGCACTGATCTCGCTGTCACCGGAAGCGAACCCGGACACCGTGCTGCACCGGCTCGCCACCGACGTCCACGAGACGCGCGCGCCGAGCGTCATCGCCGTCGGGACCACTGTGGACGGACCGGCCGACGCGCGCCGCACCCTCGTCGAGGCCGCGCACGTGGCCGCGGCCGCGTTGCGCACCGACGTGAAGCGGGTGTTCCACCGGCTCGACGACGTCCGCCTGCGCGGTCTGTTGCAGCTGCTGGCGACCGACGAGCGCCTGGAGGCTTTCGCGGCACGTGAACTCGGGCCGCTGCTCTCCCGCGACGCGGCGACGGGAAGCCGTCTGATGCAGGCCTTGCGCCACTACTGCGAGCACGGCGGCAACAAGTCGGCGGCGGCCGCGGCCGCGCACACCTCGCGGACCGCGTACTACCAGCAGCTGGCCCGGATCGAGCAGGTGCTCGGCGTCCAGCTGGAGGATCCCGAGTCGATGCTCTCGCTGTACGTGGCGCTGCTGGCCCACGACACATTGACCACCCATTCGTGA
- a CDS encoding aspartate aminotransferase family protein, with the protein MSEETLVNRHRAVLPQWLALYYKEPIEIVRAEGRRVTDSNGNTYLDFFAGILTNAIGYGVKEISDAIRGQLDTGVLHTSTLYLIRKQVELAEQIAELSGIPDAKVFFTNSGTEANETALMLATQQRRSNQILALRNSYHGRAFATIGITGNRGWSASSLSPVKVSYVHGGYRYRGPFAGLSDSDYIAACVDDLRDVLQTTTSGDVAAMIAEPIQGVGGFNVPPDGLLGAMKEVLDEHGILFISDEVQTGWGRTGEHFWGFQAHGITPDALTFAKGLGNGLAIGGVVARGDLMDCLTANSISTFGGNPISTAGAKATLDYLLDKDLQGNARKLGDYLMRGLRDLGDKYNVLGDVRGKGLMIGMEFVSPGTTPSPESAGIVLEETRERGLLVGKGGLHNNVVRLAPPMTLTETEAAEALEILGESVARAQEAAK; encoded by the coding sequence ATGAGCGAAGAGACGTTGGTGAACCGGCACCGGGCAGTACTCCCGCAGTGGCTGGCCCTCTACTACAAGGAGCCCATCGAGATCGTCCGCGCCGAAGGCAGGCGCGTCACCGACTCGAACGGCAACACCTACCTCGACTTCTTCGCCGGGATCCTGACCAATGCCATCGGCTACGGCGTCAAGGAGATCTCCGACGCGATCCGCGGGCAGCTCGACACCGGCGTGCTGCACACCTCCACTCTGTACCTGATCCGCAAGCAGGTCGAGCTCGCCGAGCAGATCGCCGAGCTGTCCGGCATCCCGGACGCGAAGGTGTTCTTCACCAACTCCGGCACCGAGGCCAACGAGACCGCGCTCATGCTCGCGACGCAGCAGCGGCGCAGCAACCAGATCCTGGCGCTGCGCAACTCGTACCACGGCCGCGCGTTCGCCACGATCGGCATCACCGGCAACCGCGGCTGGTCCGCGAGCTCGCTCTCCCCGGTCAAGGTCAGCTACGTGCACGGCGGCTACCGCTACCGCGGGCCGTTCGCGGGGCTGTCCGACTCCGACTACATCGCGGCTTGCGTCGACGACCTGCGTGACGTGCTGCAGACGACCACCTCCGGCGATGTCGCGGCGATGATCGCCGAGCCGATCCAGGGTGTCGGCGGGTTCAACGTGCCGCCGGACGGCCTGCTCGGCGCGATGAAGGAGGTGCTCGACGAGCACGGCATCCTGTTCATCTCCGACGAGGTGCAGACCGGCTGGGGCCGCACCGGCGAGCACTTCTGGGGCTTCCAGGCGCACGGCATCACCCCGGACGCGCTGACCTTCGCCAAGGGCCTCGGCAACGGGCTCGCGATCGGCGGCGTGGTCGCGCGCGGTGACCTGATGGACTGCCTCACCGCCAACTCGATCTCGACCTTCGGCGGCAACCCGATCTCGACCGCCGGCGCCAAGGCGACGCTGGACTACCTGCTCGACAAGGATCTCCAGGGCAACGCGCGCAAGCTCGGCGACTACCTGATGCGCGGGCTGCGCGACCTCGGCGACAAGTACAACGTGCTCGGCGACGTGCGCGGCAAGGGCCTGATGATCGGCATGGAGTTCGTCTCGCCGGGCACCACGCCGAGCCCCGAGTCCGCGGGCATCGTGCTGGAGGAGACCCGCGAGCGTGGCCTGCTGGTCGGCAAGGGCGGGCTGCACAACAACGTCGTCCGCCTCGCCCCGCCGATGACGTTGACCGAGACCGAAGCGGCCGAGGCACTCGAGATCCTCGGCGAATCCGTCGCACGCGCGCAGGAGGCAGCCAAGTGA
- a CDS encoding CoA-acylating methylmalonate-semialdehyde dehydrogenase, whose product MTARISHWIDGKPYSAVAERTGDVYDPATGEVQAQVDFASEADVAEAVAAAKRALPGWRGTSLAARSRVLFAFRELLVARKDELTKIVTAEHGKVESDAAGEIARAIENVEFACGAPQLLKGGFSENASTGVDVYSIAQPLGVVGVISPFNFPAMVPLWFVPNAIACGNTVVLKPSEKDPSAANFIAELFAEAGLPSGVLNVLHGDKVAVDGLLEHPDVKAISFVGSTPIAKYVYETGTRNGKRVQALGGAKNHMVVLPDADLDLAADAAVSAGFGSAGERCMAVSVVVAVDPIGDELVAKIAERIKGLRVGDGRRPSSEMGPLVTAAHRERVESYVDAGVDAGAKLVVDGRGVDVDGAAAGFWLGPTLFDDVRPEMSIYTDEIFGPVLSVARAGGYAEALELIHANPYGNGVAIFTNDGGAARRFQNEVEVGMVGVNVPIPVPVAYYSFGGWKDSLFGDSHAYGPEGFHFFTRTKVVTSRWLDPSHGGVNLGFPRND is encoded by the coding sequence GTGACCGCCCGGATCAGCCACTGGATCGACGGCAAGCCCTACTCGGCGGTCGCCGAGCGCACCGGAGACGTCTACGACCCGGCGACCGGCGAGGTACAGGCGCAGGTCGACTTCGCTTCCGAGGCCGACGTCGCCGAAGCCGTCGCCGCCGCCAAGCGCGCGTTGCCGGGCTGGCGCGGCACCTCGCTCGCGGCGCGCAGCCGGGTGCTGTTCGCCTTCCGTGAGCTGCTCGTGGCGCGCAAGGACGAACTGACGAAGATCGTCACGGCCGAGCACGGCAAGGTCGAATCGGACGCGGCCGGTGAAATCGCGCGTGCGATCGAAAACGTCGAATTCGCCTGCGGCGCGCCGCAATTACTCAAGGGTGGATTCAGCGAGAACGCTTCCACCGGGGTCGACGTCTATTCCATCGCGCAGCCATTGGGCGTGGTCGGCGTGATCTCGCCGTTCAACTTCCCGGCGATGGTGCCGCTGTGGTTCGTGCCGAACGCGATCGCGTGCGGTAACACGGTCGTGCTCAAACCATCCGAAAAAGATCCGTCGGCCGCCAACTTCATCGCCGAGTTGTTCGCCGAGGCCGGGCTGCCGTCCGGCGTGCTGAACGTGCTGCACGGTGACAAGGTCGCGGTCGACGGCCTGCTGGAGCACCCGGACGTCAAGGCGATCTCGTTCGTCGGCTCGACACCGATCGCGAAGTACGTCTACGAGACCGGCACCCGCAACGGCAAGCGGGTGCAGGCGCTCGGTGGCGCGAAGAACCACATGGTCGTGTTGCCGGACGCGGACCTCGACCTCGCCGCCGACGCCGCCGTGTCCGCGGGCTTCGGCTCGGCCGGTGAGCGCTGCATGGCCGTTTCGGTGGTCGTGGCCGTCGATCCGATCGGCGACGAGCTGGTCGCGAAGATCGCCGAGCGGATCAAGGGACTGCGGGTCGGCGACGGCAGGCGGCCGAGCTCCGAGATGGGGCCGCTGGTCACCGCCGCGCACCGCGAGCGCGTCGAGTCCTATGTGGACGCCGGGGTCGATGCGGGCGCCAAGCTGGTCGTCGATGGACGCGGAGTGGACGTCGACGGGGCGGCCGCTGGATTCTGGCTGGGCCCGACGCTGTTCGACGACGTGCGGCCGGAGATGTCCATCTACACCGACGAGATCTTCGGGCCGGTGCTCTCGGTCGCGCGGGCAGGCGGGTACGCCGAGGCGCTGGAGCTCATCCACGCCAACCCGTACGGCAACGGCGTGGCCATCTTCACCAACGACGGCGGCGCCGCGCGGCGGTTCCAGAACGAGGTCGAGGTGGGCATGGTCGGCGTCAACGTGCCGATCCCGGTGCCCGTCGCGTACTACTCGTTCGGCGGCTGGAAGGACTCGCTGTTCGGCGATTCCCACGCTTACGGGCCGGAAGGATTCCATTTCTTCACCAGGACGAAAGTGGTCACCTCGCGCTGGCTCGACCCGTCGCACGGCGGCGTCAATCTCGGTTTCCCGCGCAATGACTAG
- a CDS encoding cytochrome P450, which translates to MPDFRASLNEMDAPDHGPKRREVLAEFTVRRMKALRPRIKEIVDAQLDLILRGPKPVDLVSTLSLPVPSRVVCELLGVPYADHDFFQARTQAMISRSYTPEQRHVATKELLTFLDELVTAKVAEPADDLLGRLVVKQRENGGIRHREIVELAFLLLGAGHETTAASISLGVVAFFKFPDQLAKALSSPEKMLDAVEELQRFFTIAEAAGARVAIEDVELGGVLIRKGEGVIPLSNLADRDLEAFERPDRFDIDRGARSHVAFGHGMHQCLGANMARMQLQVVFETLFRRIPGLRPAIPVEEMAYKADSEIYGMHELPVTW; encoded by the coding sequence ATGCCGGACTTCCGCGCGTCGCTCAACGAGATGGACGCGCCGGATCACGGCCCGAAGCGCCGCGAGGTGCTGGCCGAGTTCACCGTCCGGCGGATGAAGGCGTTGCGCCCCAGGATCAAGGAGATCGTCGACGCGCAGCTCGACCTCATCCTGCGCGGCCCCAAACCGGTCGACCTGGTGTCGACGCTCAGCCTGCCGGTGCCGTCGCGCGTCGTCTGCGAGCTGCTCGGCGTGCCGTACGCCGACCATGACTTCTTCCAGGCCCGCACGCAGGCGATGATCAGCCGGTCGTACACCCCCGAACAGCGGCATGTCGCGACCAAGGAACTGCTGACCTTCCTCGACGAGCTGGTCACGGCCAAGGTCGCCGAGCCTGCCGACGACCTGCTCGGCAGGCTGGTAGTCAAGCAGCGCGAGAACGGCGGCATCCGGCACCGCGAGATCGTCGAGCTGGCTTTCCTGCTGCTCGGCGCGGGCCACGAGACGACGGCCGCGTCGATCTCGCTCGGTGTCGTGGCGTTCTTCAAATTCCCTGACCAGCTGGCGAAAGCCTTGTCGTCGCCCGAAAAGATGCTGGACGCCGTCGAAGAGCTGCAACGTTTCTTCACCATCGCCGAGGCGGCGGGCGCCCGCGTCGCGATCGAGGACGTCGAACTCGGTGGCGTGCTGATCCGCAAGGGCGAAGGCGTGATCCCGCTCAGCAATCTCGCCGACCGTGACCTCGAAGCCTTCGAGCGGCCCGACCGGTTCGACATCGACCGCGGCGCGCGCAGCCACGTGGCGTTCGGCCACGGCATGCACCAGTGCCTCGGCGCGAATATGGCCAGGATGCAGCTGCAGGTCGTGTTCGAGACGCTCTTCCGGCGCATTCCCGGCCTGCGCCCGGCGATACCCGTGGAAGAGATGGCATATAAAGCCGATTCCGAAATCTATGGCATGCACGAGCTTCCGGTCACCTGGTAG
- a CDS encoding cytochrome P450, protein MTEVAQPQVLSWPLKRACPFSPPSEYKALREEAPISRVRLPSGMQVWAISKLKDIRTMLTDPRFSSDRHQPGFPLIAEGVETISGFRASLNEMDAPEHGPKRREVLGEFTLKRIQTLRPRIQQIVDDQIDIVLSSGIPVDLVSTLALPVPSLVICELLGVPVRDQAYFQTRTQAMISRTFSHDQRRQAFDELLDYFDELVTEKEKNPADDLIGRLIAKQRAEGGVRHREIVELGFLLLSAGHETTASMISLGVVALLEHPEQLAKIIADPRKTLDAVEEIARYFTVAEAAGARVATADVELGGVLIRKGEGVIPLSSLGDRDPDAFGNPDTFDIERGAKNHIAFGYGIHQCLGANLARMQLQIVFDTLFRRIPCLHLEGSLDEMPFKDDSEVYGLHELMVSW, encoded by the coding sequence ATGACCGAAGTCGCCCAGCCGCAGGTCCTCTCGTGGCCGTTGAAGCGGGCCTGCCCGTTCTCTCCGCCATCGGAGTACAAGGCATTGCGTGAGGAGGCGCCCATCTCCCGGGTCAGGCTGCCGTCCGGCATGCAGGTCTGGGCCATCTCGAAGCTCAAGGACATCCGCACGATGCTGACCGACCCCCGGTTCAGCTCCGACCGCCACCAGCCCGGTTTCCCGCTGATCGCGGAGGGCGTCGAGACGATCTCGGGTTTCCGTGCCTCGCTCAACGAGATGGACGCGCCGGAGCACGGCCCGAAGCGCCGTGAGGTGCTGGGCGAGTTCACCCTCAAGCGGATACAGACGCTGCGGCCGAGGATCCAGCAGATCGTCGACGACCAGATCGACATCGTGCTGAGCAGCGGCATCCCGGTCGACCTGGTGTCGACGCTCGCGCTGCCGGTGCCGTCGCTGGTGATCTGCGAGCTGCTCGGGGTGCCCGTGCGCGACCAGGCCTACTTCCAGACCCGCACGCAGGCGATGATCAGCCGGACGTTCAGTCACGACCAGCGCCGCCAGGCCTTCGACGAGCTGCTCGACTACTTCGACGAACTGGTCACGGAGAAGGAGAAGAACCCGGCCGACGACCTGATCGGCAGGCTGATCGCGAAGCAGCGCGCCGAGGGCGGCGTCCGGCACCGCGAGATCGTCGAACTCGGTTTCCTGCTGCTCAGCGCCGGCCACGAGACGACCGCGAGCATGATCTCGCTCGGCGTCGTCGCGCTGCTCGAACACCCGGAGCAGCTGGCGAAGATCATCGCCGACCCGCGCAAGACGCTGGACGCGGTCGAGGAGATCGCGCGCTACTTCACCGTCGCGGAGGCGGCAGGCGCCCGCGTCGCGACCGCCGACGTCGAACTCGGCGGGGTGCTGATCCGCAAGGGCGAAGGCGTGATCCCGTTGTCCAGTCTCGGTGACCGGGACCCGGACGCGTTCGGAAATCCCGACACCTTCGACATCGAGCGCGGCGCCAAGAACCACATCGCGTTCGGTTACGGCATCCACCAGTGTCTCGGCGCGAACCTCGCGCGGATGCAGCTGCAGATCGTGTTCGACACGCTGTTCCGCCGGATTCCTTGCCTGCACTTGGAAGGCTCGCTCGACGAGATGCCGTTCAAGGACGATTCGGAGGTGTACGGACTGCACGAGCTGATGGTCAGCTGGTGA
- a CDS encoding ferredoxin, with product MKIHADRDRCVGSALCVLTEPAVFDQDDGGLVLVRSEEVSGKVHDAIDLCPSQALRLTSE from the coding sequence GTGAAGATCCACGCTGACCGCGACCGGTGCGTCGGCTCGGCACTGTGCGTGCTGACCGAGCCCGCCGTCTTCGACCAGGACGACGGCGGGCTCGTGCTGGTGCGCTCGGAAGAGGTGTCCGGCAAGGTGCACGATGCCATCGATCTGTGCCCAAGTCAGGCATTGCGTTTGACTTCCGAGTAG
- a CDS encoding PIG-L family deacetylase: MRIGALVMAAVLLLSGQPAAARPSSAVFLNVVAHQDDDLLFLTPDLSQTLKSSVTVYVTSGEGSHPESMTPEDYAEMRQAGERNAYATMAGVANRWDRVALRTGTGTTAELATLRARPSIKLVFLRLHDWSDLHGLWTGEVASGGTVLPTGSPAHVEDTYTRDKLTKTLTWLMNHFRPTVIRTQNPAPLSGFYAPDPDNPDHTAVARFTNLAAESYRGQAQVRNYRGYDDAQLPTGLDAAGRAERTKAFRAYADVDTNVATLFDDTASYLGWRQTMLNRWPSGVSWTDGSGEAYAVLGDEVKRWRRNAWGEWGKPVGLGGSGFAPAVTVTRQSDGRLRLFSLNRTTFDVVTTVQYWPGGPYSGWTSLGNPNGPGGTQTGLAAAGTDAQGRLWFFVRNGGGGVSAKRQNADGTFGDWQDMHGWGVQDGLSVVSVGGRLQVFATQCSATLYIAATCSIARLAEGTAGFEWDTAVVPGAAATGPTAVAGTDGKAHVYFRATGTADVLVASDGVVTNLGNPGGPGEVAATATGEVYARNATHGISARDASGWRPAGGYTEGSPAVVGDGVVAIGVDGRLTQVIG; the protein is encoded by the coding sequence ATGCGTATTGGTGCACTCGTGATGGCGGCAGTGCTCCTGCTTTCGGGGCAGCCGGCCGCCGCCCGTCCGTCGTCCGCGGTATTCCTGAACGTCGTCGCGCATCAAGACGACGATCTTTTGTTCCTCACACCCGATTTGTCGCAGACTCTCAAGTCTTCCGTGACCGTCTATGTCACGTCCGGCGAGGGAAGCCATCCCGAGTCGATGACGCCAGAGGACTACGCGGAAATGCGGCAGGCGGGCGAGCGGAACGCGTACGCCACGATGGCCGGCGTCGCGAACCGCTGGGACCGCGTCGCGCTGAGAACCGGGACCGGCACGACGGCCGAGCTCGCGACCCTGCGCGCGCGGCCGTCGATCAAGCTGGTCTTCCTTCGCCTGCACGACTGGTCGGATCTGCATGGGCTGTGGACCGGCGAGGTGGCCTCCGGCGGCACTGTCCTGCCCACCGGAAGTCCCGCGCACGTCGAGGACACCTACACCAGGGACAAGCTCACCAAGACGTTGACGTGGCTGATGAACCACTTCCGTCCCACGGTGATCCGCACCCAGAATCCCGCGCCACTGAGCGGTTTCTACGCGCCGGACCCCGACAATCCCGACCACACGGCGGTCGCGCGGTTCACCAACCTCGCGGCCGAGTCGTACCGGGGCCAGGCCCAGGTGCGCAACTACCGCGGCTACGACGACGCCCAGCTCCCGACGGGCTTGGACGCGGCGGGGCGTGCGGAGCGGACCAAGGCGTTTCGCGCTTATGCCGACGTCGACACCAACGTCGCGACGTTGTTCGACGACACGGCGTCCTATCTCGGCTGGCGGCAGACGATGCTGAACCGGTGGCCGTCCGGAGTCTCGTGGACCGATGGTTCCGGTGAGGCGTATGCGGTTCTCGGTGACGAAGTGAAGCGTTGGCGCCGGAATGCCTGGGGAGAATGGGGAAAGCCGGTCGGTCTCGGCGGCAGCGGCTTCGCGCCCGCGGTGACCGTTACTCGGCAGTCCGATGGCCGGTTGCGGCTGTTCTCGTTGAACCGCACCACTTTCGACGTGGTCACCACGGTCCAGTACTGGCCTGGTGGTCCTTACTCCGGTTGGACTTCCTTGGGTAACCCCAACGGCCCTGGCGGAACGCAGACCGGGCTGGCCGCCGCGGGCACCGACGCGCAGGGACGCCTGTGGTTCTTCGTGCGCAACGGCGGCGGGGGAGTGAGCGCGAAACGGCAGAACGCGGACGGGACTTTCGGGGACTGGCAGGACATGCACGGCTGGGGCGTGCAGGACGGGCTTTCCGTGGTGTCGGTCGGCGGGCGGCTGCAGGTCTTCGCGACCCAGTGCTCGGCGACGCTGTACATCGCGGCGACCTGTTCGATCGCACGGCTCGCGGAGGGGACTGCCGGGTTCGAGTGGGACACCGCGGTCGTGCCGGGCGCGGCGGCGACCGGGCCGACGGCCGTGGCAGGCACCGACGGCAAGGCGCACGTCTACTTCCGCGCGACCGGGACCGCCGACGTGCTGGTCGCGTCCGACGGCGTCGTGACCAACCTGGGTAACCCCGGCGGGCCGGGCGAGGTCGCGGCCACCGCCACCGGCGAGGTCTACGCACGCAACGCCACGCACGGCATCAGCGCCCGCGACGCGTCGGGCTGGCGCCCGGCAGGCGGGTACACCGAAGGCTCGCCCGCCGTGGTCGGTGACGGCGTGGTGGCCATCGGCGTCGACGGCCGCCTCACCCAGGTGATCGGCTAA
- the hrcA gene encoding heat-inducible transcriptional repressor HrcA gives MANAEERRFEVLRAIVADYVSNQEPVGSKAIVDRHNLGVSSATVRNDMAALEEEGYIAQPHTSAGRIPTDKGYRLFVDKLAEIKPLSSAERRAITSFLDSGTDMEDVLKRSVRLLAQLTRQVAVVQYPMMTNSTVHSLEVVPLTPARLMLVLITDSGRVDQRTVDLGDVITSDNVARLRTVLNHALTGRKVNDAAVRVAELPEQSPQELRDVLVRVCTVLVESLVDHPEERLVLGGTANLTRNVADFPGSLRQVLEALEEQVVVLKLLAAARNPGAISVRIGEENEDEQMRSTSVVSIGYGREDMLLGGMGVVGPTRMDYPGTIAAVRAVANYVGQILSGR, from the coding sequence GTGGCCAACGCGGAAGAGCGCCGGTTCGAAGTGCTGCGCGCGATCGTCGCCGACTACGTGTCCAACCAGGAACCCGTCGGGTCCAAGGCGATCGTCGACCGGCACAACCTGGGCGTTTCCAGCGCCACCGTCCGCAACGACATGGCCGCGCTGGAAGAAGAGGGCTACATCGCCCAGCCGCACACCAGCGCAGGCCGCATCCCCACGGACAAGGGCTACCGCCTCTTCGTCGACAAGCTCGCCGAGATCAAGCCGCTGAGCTCGGCGGAGCGGCGCGCGATCACCAGCTTCCTCGACAGCGGCACCGACATGGAGGACGTGCTCAAGCGGTCCGTCCGCCTGCTGGCGCAGCTGACCAGGCAGGTCGCCGTCGTGCAGTACCCGATGATGACCAACTCGACCGTGCACAGCCTCGAAGTGGTGCCACTCACACCAGCCAGGCTCATGCTCGTGCTGATCACCGACTCCGGCCGCGTCGACCAGCGGACCGTCGACCTCGGCGACGTCATCACCAGCGACAACGTGGCCCGCCTGCGCACCGTGCTGAATCACGCGCTGACCGGCCGCAAGGTCAACGACGCGGCCGTGCGGGTCGCCGAGCTGCCCGAGCAATCACCCCAAGAGCTGCGCGACGTGCTGGTGCGGGTCTGTACCGTGCTGGTGGAGTCGCTGGTCGACCACCCCGAAGAACGGCTCGTCCTGGGTGGCACGGCCAACCTCACCCGCAACGTCGCGGACTTCCCCGGCTCACTGCGCCAGGTGCTCGAGGCGCTGGAGGAGCAGGTCGTCGTGCTGAAGCTGCTGGCGGCGGCACGCAACCCCGGTGCGATCAGCGTGCGCATCGGCGAGGAAAATGAGGACGAGCAGATGCGCAGTACCTCCGTGGTGTCGATCGGCTACGGCCGGGAAGACATGCTGCTCGGAGGCATGGGGGTGGTCGGACCGACCAGGATGGACTACCCGGGCACGATCGCCGCGGTCCGCGCGGTGGCCAACTACGTCGGCCAGATCCTGTCCGGTCGCTGA